A genome region from Tolypothrix sp. PCC 7712 includes the following:
- a CDS encoding sensor histidine kinase, with amino-acid sequence MLEDLYTPEQLSQMHQQLWQCVLEFANLSAAQERNRIARELHDSLGHALTALNIQLQTASKLCKPDPNQAQEFLDEAHKLVAIATQEVRQSVKALRSDPLAGKSLETLIESLVRDFHLTTGIVPEVEMNLAIALLPQFTAPLYRIIQEALNNIRKYAQATAVQIHLSTTANGVYLTIQDNGRGFDAQKVANGYGLRGMQERIAVLQGHFQLVSQPGAGCCITVEIPMQIYNIHEITNNLGAIRELPQLPQMPHQLDEIPEIPQIPQIQELSNISLIPEISISLESKPILQYQQVTIGEWQPLNLHEWLEDRG; translated from the coding sequence TTGCTAGAAGATCTGTATACACCGGAACAACTCAGTCAGATGCATCAGCAGTTGTGGCAGTGCGTCTTAGAATTTGCTAATCTTTCAGCCGCGCAAGAACGTAACCGTATTGCGCGAGAATTACATGATTCTCTCGGACACGCCCTCACAGCGCTGAACATTCAACTACAAACAGCAAGTAAACTTTGCAAACCCGATCCCAATCAAGCGCAAGAGTTTCTAGATGAAGCACATAAATTAGTTGCGATCGCCACTCAAGAAGTCCGACAATCTGTGAAAGCTTTACGCAGCGATCCCTTGGCTGGTAAATCTCTCGAAACCCTGATTGAATCGTTAGTACGGGATTTTCATCTAACCACGGGGATTGTACCGGAAGTTGAGATGAATTTAGCGATCGCTTTATTACCTCAGTTTACTGCTCCCCTTTATCGCATTATCCAAGAAGCACTCAATAATATTCGTAAATACGCTCAAGCAACGGCAGTACAAATTCATCTTTCCACAACAGCAAATGGAGTTTATTTAACTATTCAAGATAACGGCCGGGGATTTGATGCCCAAAAAGTAGCCAATGGTTATGGACTGCGGGGAATGCAAGAACGCATCGCCGTTTTACAAGGACATTTTCAATTAGTATCGCAGCCTGGAGCAGGTTGTTGCATAACTGTTGAAATCCCTATGCAAATATATAATATTCACGAAATAACTAATAACTTAGGTGCAATTCGGGAACTACCCCAACTCCCCCAAATGCCTCATCAATTAGATGAAATACCCGAAATACCTCAAATACCTCAAATACAAGAACTATCAAACATATCACTAATACCTGAAATATCCATTTCCCTAGAATCAAAGCCCATACTTCAATACCAGCAAGTAACAATTGG
- a CDS encoding CHAT domain-containing protein, giving the protein MKRIKRFVVLMAIAALLSMSSPGLAQVANIAQVPSLSVEQQARNSYAKGQFAEAVQLFQQAAQGYQAAKDPIRQALSLSNLSLCYQQLGQWDDANRAITESVAILNTIKEIKAEKSLALAQALDIQGGLQLARGQAEAALKSWEGATSLYTQLQKPSKVLTSQVNQAQAFQNLGLYKKAISLLETALKLPQISSSKTEQLKPAIEKVAATPETATALRTLGESLRVVGNFAPANLILSRSLAIAQQLKLPEIVTLNQISLGNLTRAQISLNKANKTEIDPQTALNYYQQAAASGIPDLRVQAQVNQLSLLVETKQPDAATALLPQVQQQIAVLPASRSAIASRVNLAQTMIQMQKQAVEQIDWQEVAKLLAIAVQQAKDLGDVRIQADAIGSLGHVYEQTQLWADAEKLTQQAVQLGQQINAGDIAYRWQWQLGRVLKAQGKTESAIAAYKEAVGTIKSLRADLAAANPDVQFSFREAVEPIHRQLVALLIESNQKDNLKTARDVIEGLQLVELDNFFREACLNGNPAQIDQVDRKAAVIYPIILENQLAIIASLPNSQNKAETKDSRDFRYYKTPISRDEIEKRASRLRRSLNQDTVLDLTLPQLQKMYDLVVRPEAEDLAASQVETLVFVLDGVLRNIPIAALHDGKQYLVEKYSIALTPGLQLLAPRSLKQERLGALVGGLSEARSGFEALPNVEQEVEKIKSELPSEVLINQKFTSSAFQSQIAAVSFPIVHLATHGQFSSQADETFILTWDGRIKVNELSGVLKTVEVSRSNSLELLVLSACETAAGDDRSALGLAGVAVRSGARSTVATLWRVDDEATAKLMSNFYDQLVKAKETGISKAEALRLAQLSILKNPDYQSPYYWGAFVLLGNWT; this is encoded by the coding sequence ATGAAAAGGATTAAAAGGTTTGTGGTGTTGATGGCGATCGCAGCTTTATTATCCATGTCATCGCCAGGGTTAGCGCAAGTGGCAAATATTGCTCAAGTTCCGAGTTTATCGGTGGAACAGCAGGCGCGAAATTCATACGCTAAAGGGCAATTTGCAGAGGCGGTACAGTTGTTTCAACAAGCAGCACAGGGTTATCAAGCGGCTAAAGATCCAATCCGTCAAGCTTTGAGTTTGAGTAATCTATCGCTGTGTTATCAACAGTTGGGACAGTGGGATGATGCGAACCGGGCAATTACTGAAAGTGTTGCTATTTTAAATACTATTAAAGAGATAAAAGCTGAGAAATCATTGGCTTTGGCTCAAGCTTTAGATATTCAAGGTGGGTTACAATTAGCACGCGGTCAAGCGGAAGCAGCTTTGAAATCTTGGGAAGGTGCAACATCTTTATATACTCAGTTGCAGAAACCAAGTAAGGTGCTGACAAGTCAAGTTAATCAAGCACAGGCTTTTCAAAATTTAGGTCTTTATAAAAAAGCAATTTCTCTACTGGAAACAGCTTTAAAGTTACCGCAGATTTCTAGTAGTAAAACTGAACAACTCAAACCAGCGATAGAAAAAGTAGCTGCAACACCAGAAACAGCAACGGCGTTAAGAACTTTGGGTGAGTCGTTGCGGGTGGTGGGGAATTTTGCTCCAGCTAATTTAATTTTGTCACGCAGTTTAGCGATCGCACAGCAGTTAAAGTTACCTGAAATCGTCACTCTCAACCAAATCAGCCTCGGTAATCTCACCCGCGCGCAAATCAGCTTGAATAAAGCGAACAAGACTGAGATTGATCCTCAGACTGCACTCAATTACTACCAACAAGCCGCCGCGTCTGGAATACCAGATTTAAGGGTGCAAGCGCAAGTTAACCAACTCAGCTTGTTAGTAGAGACAAAGCAGCCAGATGCAGCCACAGCCTTGTTACCACAGGTACAACAACAAATTGCAGTATTACCTGCTAGCCGGAGTGCGATCGCATCACGGGTAAATTTGGCGCAAACAATGATCCAAATGCAAAAGCAAGCGGTTGAGCAGATTGACTGGCAAGAAGTCGCTAAACTGCTGGCGATAGCGGTGCAACAAGCTAAAGATTTAGGCGATGTACGGATACAAGCTGATGCCATAGGTAGTTTAGGTCACGTTTACGAACAAACACAACTGTGGGCAGATGCAGAAAAATTAACTCAACAAGCAGTGCAATTAGGACAACAAATCAACGCTGGCGATATCGCCTACCGTTGGCAATGGCAATTAGGTAGAGTGTTGAAAGCTCAAGGAAAAACAGAAAGTGCGATCGCCGCTTATAAAGAAGCCGTCGGTACAATTAAATCTCTGCGTGCAGACTTAGCCGCCGCTAACCCTGATGTGCAATTTTCCTTCCGCGAAGCCGTTGAACCTATTCACCGTCAACTCGTCGCCTTACTTATAGAATCCAATCAAAAAGATAATTTAAAGACGGCGCGCGATGTCATTGAAGGATTGCAATTAGTCGAACTCGATAACTTCTTCCGCGAAGCTTGTCTGAATGGAAACCCTGCACAAATAGATCAAGTTGATAGAAAAGCCGCAGTCATTTACCCGATTATTCTAGAAAATCAACTCGCGATTATTGCCAGCTTACCCAACTCCCAAAACAAAGCCGAAACCAAAGATAGCCGCGATTTTCGCTACTATAAAACTCCTATCAGCCGCGACGAGATTGAGAAACGCGCATCTCGTCTCCGCAGAAGTCTAAACCAAGATACAGTACTTGACCTGACACTGCCGCAACTGCAAAAAATGTATGATTTAGTAGTTCGCCCAGAAGCAGAGGACTTAGCCGCAAGTCAGGTAGAGACATTGGTATTTGTCCTAGATGGAGTTTTGCGGAACATTCCCATAGCAGCACTGCATGATGGTAAACAGTATCTCGTAGAGAAATACAGCATAGCCCTCACACCAGGATTACAATTATTAGCACCGCGATCGCTAAAACAAGAACGCTTGGGAGCATTAGTAGGTGGACTGAGTGAAGCGCGTTCGGGATTTGAAGCCCTACCCAATGTTGAGCAAGAAGTCGAAAAAATCAAATCAGAACTACCTTCTGAAGTTCTGATTAACCAAAAATTTACTAGTTCCGCCTTTCAATCTCAAATTGCTGCTGTTTCCTTCCCCATTGTCCACTTAGCAACCCACGGGCAATTTAGTTCTCAAGCCGATGAAACCTTTATTCTCACCTGGGATGGCAGAATCAAAGTTAACGAACTCAGTGGTGTATTAAAAACAGTCGAAGTATCCCGCAGCAACTCCCTGGAACTCTTAGTACTCAGCGCTTGCGAAACTGCAGCCGGTGATGATCGTTCCGCCCTAGGATTAGCAGGCGTAGCCGTACGTTCCGGCGCACGCAGTACAGTAGCAACACTCTGGCGCGTTGACGATGAAGCCACAGCCAAACTCATGAGCAACTTTTACGATCAACTAGTCAAAGCCAAGGAAACAGGTATCTCCAAAGCCGAAGCCCTCCGACTTGCCCAACTTTCAATTTTAAAGAACCCAGACTATCAATCACCTTACTACTGGGGAGCCTTCGTATTGCTAGGAAATTGGACTTAG
- a CDS encoding filamentous hemagglutinin N-terminal domain-containing protein has product MKRRRIKRAKCDRTSFQDGFWRIFSMITVQPQLILCSLILLSSTPAYSQINPDNTLGAESSLITPNVPINGANADRIDGGAVRGSNLFHSFTQFNINDGQRVYFGNPAGVQNILTRVTGGQGSNILGTLGVNGNANLFLINPNGIVFGQNAQLNIRGAFTATTANSLVFPNGVEFSATNPQAPPLLAINVPIGLQFGSQPASITNQAVNGLGVIGSTLALVGGEIILDGGILFAFDGQVKLGSVAGNTTVGLDVNDSSLNFNYPENLQRESINLNNRSFILAIGNSESELFGGDIKLNNSFMFGSNGGSIVIDATQLSLDQKSSIQSAITGAANGGDIQIQASDAVTLANGSSILSTNNPSATGTGGDVTINAGKITITGDGILQNTGLTSFISVNTTGAGNGGNLNLNATESVNVNGGAVSVISAGVGKAGNFTVRSKDAVNITDKAILGLSSLSSGSTGNLRIETGTLRVQNTSPEGGITANTSAGTVGSISIQARNAVEVTNGSILTGVQPGSTSQASVGDITIETQRVSLKDGGYISTSTFSSANAGNIFIQADESVEIGGVSATFLNLSGVSSQTGFEAKGNGGNVTIQTPRLSLTQGGNISTDSTSSSNPGDITIRAKDLELDGFVFVPQEQLISLDYPTVQAVLSKPLAQETLSRFGGFSFISRISSEVNGSNVDVNGGTITIDTERLRLSNGANISTSVLLGRGQGGNLLVRATDAIDISGFGPQRIDNSFAPSGLFADLQIGGIGSGGNIDVTTGRLNLSNQGQISATTFNQGNAGKITINAKQINMGGSSNIITQVDNVATGDAGNISIKTQLLNVQEQSQISSGTQGNGNAGNLTVQADNIILTGSDSELITGLITSVDERANGKGGEIDITTNRLVVRDDAEIFSGSTGNGDAGNMRIKANLVEINGQGSAIASLTNAGNGGDIILEIGDLLLLRRGGLISTTAGRAQAGGNGGNININSPFIVAIPNENSDISANAFTGKGGNVSLSTQAIFGIEPRPQLTNQSDITASSELGLQGQIIFTQPQVQPPQKLIELPTGLVDASTKFAQICPNGRNAKPLGSFVITGRGSLPPNSFEPLTGTTSLSPLASLDGESFSNISNASPTANLPDTSRIIEAQGFVKTADGKIMLVAQAPTATPAATSSSAVCPGS; this is encoded by the coding sequence GTGAAACGACGTAGAATAAAGCGAGCTAAATGCGATCGCACTTCCTTTCAAGATGGCTTTTGGCGAATATTCTCAATGATTACTGTGCAACCACAGCTCATATTATGCAGCCTCATTCTACTGAGTAGCACCCCAGCCTACAGTCAAATTAACCCCGATAATACTTTAGGGGCAGAAAGTTCTCTTATTACACCAAATGTTCCGATTAATGGTGCAAACGCCGACAGAATTGATGGTGGCGCTGTACGTGGTAGTAATCTGTTTCATAGTTTTACTCAGTTTAATATTAATGATGGGCAAAGAGTGTATTTTGGCAACCCTGCAGGCGTACAAAATATTCTCACAAGGGTGACAGGTGGACAAGGCTCGAATATTTTGGGCACATTGGGAGTTAATGGTAATGCCAATTTATTTTTAATTAATCCCAATGGCATTGTATTTGGGCAAAATGCTCAGTTAAATATTCGGGGAGCATTTACAGCAACTACAGCCAATAGCTTAGTCTTTCCCAATGGAGTTGAATTTAGCGCCACCAATCCCCAAGCACCACCTTTATTAGCTATCAATGTTCCAATTGGTTTGCAGTTTGGTTCTCAACCTGCAAGTATTACTAATCAAGCTGTTAACGGTTTAGGTGTTATTGGAAGTACCCTAGCACTAGTAGGCGGTGAAATTATCTTGGATGGAGGTATATTATTTGCCTTCGATGGACAAGTGAAACTAGGATCTGTGGCGGGAAATACAACAGTTGGCTTGGATGTTAATGACTCATCCTTAAATTTCAACTACCCAGAAAATTTACAACGGGAATCCATCAACTTAAATAATCGTAGCTTCATCCTGGCAATTGGCAATAGTGAAAGTGAACTATTTGGAGGTGACATTAAGCTCAACAATTCGTTTATGTTTGGGAGCAATGGCGGCTCAATTGTGATTGATGCAACACAACTGAGTTTAGATCAAAAGTCTTCAATTCAGAGCGCTATTACTGGTGCAGCGAACGGGGGTGATATTCAAATTCAAGCCAGCGATGCAGTTACTCTTGCTAACGGTAGCTCGATTTTATCCACTAACAATCCTTCAGCTACGGGTACGGGTGGCGATGTTACTATCAATGCTGGAAAAATCACAATTACCGGAGATGGAATCTTACAAAATACCGGTCTTACCAGTTTTATCTCAGTAAATACCACTGGTGCAGGTAATGGAGGAAACCTGAACCTTAATGCTACTGAGTCTGTTAATGTCAATGGCGGTGCTGTCTCTGTTATATCTGCGGGTGTAGGTAAAGCGGGAAACTTCACTGTACGGTCAAAAGATGCTGTAAATATAACCGACAAAGCTATTTTAGGACTTTCTAGCTTGAGTTCAGGTTCAACAGGTAACCTGCGAATTGAAACTGGCACTTTGCGAGTTCAAAATACCTCCCCAGAAGGAGGAATCACAGCAAATACTAGTGCTGGAACGGTGGGTTCTATTTCTATTCAAGCTAGGAATGCAGTTGAGGTGACTAATGGCAGCATCCTTACAGGTGTTCAACCCGGAAGTACATCTCAAGCAAGCGTGGGGGATATTACCATTGAAACCCAACGAGTTAGTCTCAAAGATGGGGGCTATATTAGTACAAGCACTTTTAGCAGTGCGAATGCAGGTAACATTTTTATCCAAGCTGATGAGTCTGTAGAGATTGGTGGTGTTTCTGCAACATTTCTAAACTTGAGTGGTGTATCAAGTCAAACAGGTTTTGAGGCAAAGGGGAATGGAGGTAATGTCACGATACAAACACCCAGACTCAGCCTAACTCAAGGGGGAAATATCAGCACTGATTCTACAAGCAGTAGTAATCCTGGAGATATTACTATCCGCGCCAAGGATTTAGAACTAGATGGGTTTGTTTTCGTACCTCAGGAACAGTTGATAAGCCTAGATTACCCTACTGTGCAAGCAGTTTTGTCTAAGCCGTTAGCACAAGAAACTTTATCTCGCTTTGGTGGTTTCAGCTTTATCAGTAGAATCTCCTCTGAGGTTAACGGCAGTAATGTAGATGTAAATGGTGGCACGATAACTATTGATACAGAAAGGTTGCGGTTGAGTAATGGTGCAAACATATCGACTTCAGTACTTCTGGGAAGAGGACAAGGGGGTAATTTGCTGGTTCGTGCCACTGATGCTATTGATATTTCTGGGTTTGGCCCCCAAAGAATTGATAATTCTTTTGCGCCATCAGGTTTATTTGCCGACTTGCAAATTGGAGGCATTGGTTCTGGGGGAAACATTGATGTAACAACAGGACGCTTAAACCTCAGCAATCAAGGACAAATTTCTGCCACCACCTTTAATCAAGGTAATGCAGGAAAAATTACGATTAATGCCAAGCAAATTAATATGGGTGGAAGTAGCAACATTATCACTCAAGTAGATAATGTTGCTACAGGCGATGCTGGCAATATCAGCATCAAAACTCAACTATTAAATGTACAAGAACAATCGCAGATATCATCAGGAACTCAAGGAAATGGCAACGCGGGTAATTTAACAGTACAAGCTGATAATATTATCCTGACAGGTTCAGACAGCGAGTTGATAACTGGCTTAATCACATCCGTTGACGAAAGAGCTAATGGTAAAGGTGGTGAGATAGATATTACTACCAATCGCCTTGTTGTCCGTGATGATGCTGAAATTTTTTCCGGCAGTACAGGTAATGGTGATGCCGGAAATATGAGAATTAAGGCTAATCTTGTAGAAATTAATGGTCAAGGAAGTGCGATCGCATCTTTGACAAATGCAGGTAACGGTGGAGACATCATTCTCGAAATTGGTGATTTATTACTGTTGCGCCGTGGCGGTTTAATTTCTACCACCGCAGGTAGGGCACAGGCTGGTGGCAATGGCGGTAACATCAACATCAATTCACCTTTTATTGTGGCAATACCCAACGAGAACAGCGACATTAGCGCTAATGCCTTCACTGGTAAAGGTGGTAATGTTAGCCTCAGCACTCAGGCTATCTTTGGGATCGAACCCCGTCCGCAACTGACAAATCAAAGTGATATCACAGCAAGTTCGGAATTAGGCTTACAGGGACAAATCATCTTCACTCAACCACAAGTCCAACCGCCACAAAAACTCATCGAACTACCAACAGGATTAGTTGACGCTAGTACTAAATTTGCCCAAATTTGCCCCAACGGACGCAATGCAAAACCTTTGGGTAGCTTTGTTATTACTGGACGCGGTAGTTTACCGCCCAATTCCTTTGAACCATTAACAGGTACAACTAGCCTCAGTCCCTTAGCTAGTTTGGATGGGGAAAGTTTCAGCAATATATCGAATGCATCCCCAACAGCAAATCTGCCAGATACTTCGCGAATTATTGAGGCACAAGGTTTTGTGAAAACGGCTGACGGTAAGATTATGTTGGTTGCCCAAGCGCCAACAGCAACACCTGCGGCTACTAGTAGTTCTGCTGTATGTCCCGGATCTTAA